CCATCTTGGGAAGCTGGCAGGTTTACAGTACTCATTCAGCAGCAGATCTCTTGATACTTAAACTTGTGTGAGTCTGCCTTCTGCCTGTtgcagtaatttttttctcttgtggaaGAGCCTGAACTCTTGCTTTGTTTCCTGACTCAAATGTAGGAATTCAAATTTGTGGGTTGGTTACTGTTCAGATCTattcctcatccccaccccactcttCCATTAGAGAGGCTGACTTGGTATGTTTGGGCAGACCAATCTATTTCTGCAGAGGACAGGTTGTGGCTAGGGAGACCCTTAGAGCTGTGAATCCTGGTGTTGGGATCTTTGCACCATAGGGAAGAGGGGGGCGTTAAGGAATTGTTCTACAGTTGTCCTTTTGAAAACATTAAGCACACTTGTGAAGCCTTCACAATTAATTATATCTTTAGAGAAAACCAGAGGAAGAGAGCCCCCTGAAAGATGATGCAAAGAAAGCCAAACAAGAGCCGGAGGTGAATGGAGGCAGTGGGGATGCTGTCTCCAGTGGAACTGAAGTTTCGGAAAacatggaggaggaggtgggcagTTAAGCAGGGTTTGGACACTTGCCTCATTTCCCCTTGTTGTCAGGGCCTGGGGAAACAAGTTCTGCTAAGTGCATGTTCCCCAACTTGAGCCTGTTTGGATTACTTGAGTGCAACCCTCATAAAAACAATGAGGTCATACAGGAAACAGTTTGATTACAAAATATAGGGCGTCTCATTGACAAATGGAACCTATATACATACCACCGGTCCCACTCTAATGAATGTATGAGAAGACACTTAATTGGCAAGACCATTCAGTCTTTTTTTGCTCCTCTTTCTAACATATGAACACTGGCTCTGTCAGCCCTGTTACAGAGAATTTAGGAAATGGCCTTATATCTTGTGGTCATTGCCCTTTCAGTGTAGAGAGCGAAGCAAAATTTAAGGGACCTGTGTTTATTTCCTCTGACTGAGGCCTGCTCAGTTGTGTAAGAAAGAATGGCTTAAAGTAGGGTCATTTATGCCCAGGCTCCCTGTTTATCTTCCAGGCTGAGAATCAGGCTGAAAGCCGGGCAGCAGTGGAGGGGACAGTGGAGGCTGGAGCTACAGTTGAAAGCACTGCATGTTAAGAGAGGGAGCAGAGCCTTCCTCCCAATGGAAAGTGTTTTtgtatataatgtattttttcacTTTTGGGGGATTCTTTTTGTATAACTTCAATAAAGATTGTAAGCAAAGGTTGAggctttgatgattttttttttcccccttaaatatTGGCTAAATGTGTGCCTTGGAGCACTCCGGGTTTTATATGGTGGCCAAaggtttttgtgggtttttgtttcctcctctgtgccgATCTCTGTGTTGGAAGTTCTAAACCAGATTCCTGTCTGTCTAATGTGGAGGTGATGAAATCAAGTGTGGCTGTAGGCCCTTATCTTCCAATGGTGCTATATTTTTTCCATCATAAATACTCTGAAACCAGCTGTCTTGCGAACTTTGAATGGTGCTCTCCCTGGACAGGGGCTATAAAAGACGTGGTGAAGATCTTGCTCTTTGGTGCTGATACTGTTTGATGGACTTTGACTGTGAACTGATAACAGCTTCTAAGCCAGGCTTTAGGTGGCACCTGTCTTATCCACCTCGTCTCCAACTGGGGCCATAATCCTGTCCTGGaaaaaagaactgaagaaaaCTTGGGGCTGGGGAGCGGGGAGTGATCCTTGAGGAAACTGGTGTGCTAATTGTAGAAAATTGAGCTTTCTGGTTTGAAAGTGACTAAAGGAGTGACTGACTGATGGACACTCTGGATGTGGTTGGAAGAAAGAATCTGTGGGGAGAACTGGCTGGTTGAGTTATATttgttataacaaaatatcaaCAGTTGGAATTGTTACTTGTCCACAGTTTTGACTTCttaaataaagatgctaaaaagcTCTTGGTCTCTGGACTTGTGTTTAAAGATCTTAAAGATCTTAGAGTGGGATCCTGGGCTGCCTGGAGCGTTTCAGTGGGATGTGGGGTTGAAAGGTGGATAATGGCTCAGCAATTCTGGCTGCCCAGCGTAAGGGTGCTGGTGCTTAGGGCACTGTTACTAAAGCCATCCCATTGGGCCCTCACTGATGTCCAGGGTGCAGGGCTAGTGTGAGACCCGTGACTCGGCTGCCTCTGACCTGACCTTTAAGGAATTGCTATACACCAGGCAGTATTTGGATCTGAATTCCAAACAGTGCCTGCCCTCTACTACCTAAGGGGTTTAGTAATTCCAGCATTCACAGGGCTACTTTGCTGCACTGTACAGACAGCAGGTTAGAACCTGCGGTTTGAATATCCAATGTTGGAGGTGGAGGGAGCTCTTGACTACCAGGCCTTTGACCTTTGGCTGACACTGGGGTCTGGGGCCACGCCCAATATAACAATTCAGGTTTCACTTGTGACCATCCCCGCTGCCGGCAACTTGGGAGGAACGTGACTGGGTTGTCTTTCTGTAAGTATATACGGCTACAGGAGCTCCCTGTTTCATGGTGAGCTTGAGAacctggaaggcttcctggacgATGTCCTGAAGAAGCTTGGATTTGGATAAAGAAGTGGGCGGTAAGAtgctttagcaaaaaaaaaaacaggaatgagTTCAAGTTCCTTTAGCTGGATGAAAGACTGTCTCCAAGTCACCTTTCAGAGAATTTTCTTATATGCCAGGCAATACTGTAAATACCTGACATAcctgtttaatcctcacatcagtCTTTTTTACAAAAGGATAAGAAAGGCCAAGTACTTGTGGAAGGTGGTAGAGCTGTGATTGGAGCTCACGTTATGTGTTCACATCTGTATTTGCTTCCAGACCCTCTGTCAGAACACGGAGTAGTAAAGCTGCAGATGGGAGAACAGGCCTCAGTCTAGGCCCCAGTCCTGTGCCTGTGAAGCTACTCATACGCCCATTCTTCTGGACTCAGAAAGCCAGTGGGGGTGGGTCAAAGCTGTGCTGAGGGCCCAAACCCTCCTCTCTGTGCTTGACTCTGCCGCTGGTGGGGGTCTTCAGGAGGAGGGGGGTCAACAAAGCCAGCTGTTGGGGCCAGGGAGCTGGCCTCCAGTGAAGATGAGTTGGGCACCTGTGGAACAAGGAGAAGGTAGATCTTTAGCAAAAGGTTTATGTAGAGGTTAACAGCACAGGTTCTGGCGTCAGACCGCTTTAGAGTCAACTGCTTACTGTGAACCAAGTTAACCTTGTGCtctgattttcttatttgtttacacAGTAGTACATACCTAATAGGATATGTGAGGGTCACATGAGTTAATCCACAGAAAACATTTAGTAGTGGGTTGGCACATACATAGTGGTCAACAAATGCTGGTTATTAACCATATCAGCCACACCTGTGGGGTCCCCAGCTATATAGTTGGGCCCTCACCAGAGGTGGGTACTGGTACTCGTGGGCACTTGCTGGATTGATCTCTGCCAGTGTCTGGACATCTGCATCTCTTGCATTCACCAGCCGCAGAAAGAGCTCAGCCTGACCTACCTGGGAAGAGGTGAAATGGTACTGCATCTGTACTGTGGAGGACCCAGTCCCCACCCTCCACACTCACCTGGGGAATCCCATTCAACTGCCCAAGGCTAAGGCTGGGGTCCAGAGGAAGGGTCCGAAGTGGGAGACGCCAACGACCACTTAGCACCCTCTGATCCCGGTCAAATAGCACCAGTGAGGCCCAGGCTTTTGGCTGTGGTGCCTTAGCCCATGCCAGCCCCTGCCAGGCCTGCAGCTCACAGACCAAGGATACTGATGGTGAGGGTGGTAGTCTAGAGCAACCAAAAACAGGTGTCAGGAGCCAGAAGTGGCTCTGCTCCCTTCCTAGGACTTGGCCCTCAGGGCCAGTGGCCCtgtatacagatgagaaaatgtagCAGAATGAGGGACAAGCCTCAATTGCGGCAAAAAGCACCAACATCATAAATCCCCACCTACTGACCTGGGTATAGGCTGCCTGCTGGCAAGGATGGCACAGTTGCCCATGGGCCCAGGAGCTGGAGGTGGGGGCAAGCAAAGGGCTAGGGGCAACGCTGTGGTCCCTCCTGTATCCTGTCCATCTCGGGCCAAGCCAGTCATTAGTTGCACCCAAATCCAAGAAGCCTCAAGGCCCCGCAGGAAGTCATAGAAAATGACAAGGCCAGCCctaggaaacacaggccttaagtgCACACACACCCAAGTCCTCTCACCCTCCCAACCCCCAGCCAGTCCCCCCACCCTAGCTGGCCCTAGTGGGTCTCCTTAACCAGCAGTGGTGACCAAGTCACAGAGGATGTCAAAGGAGGGAGCAGGCCTCACCCAGGGTCGTAGGGTGCAGGGCCCAGAACGTCAGTTGTGGGCAGGAGGAAGTGTGGATCCAGGCCCAGGTTCCTGGTCATGGTTCCAGAAAGCTGCGACTGCAGGGGAAGAGTCAATTCCTCCAGAAAGCCTCCTAGGTGTTCTATGCTCCCCCAACCACACAGAGCAGAACTGcccctgtcccaacccctgggtCCTCACAGCCTTTTCAGCGCCACCCAAGAATAGGATGCCTGTGGAGTGTGGAAGCGGCGGCAGCGGGGGAGCCACTGGAGGCGGGAGCCTTGGGGGATCTTCCCTCCTCAGGCGTGGGCTGGGATTGACCACAAGTCTCGGCTCCTCGTGCCCTAGGTGCAGGGGAAGAGTAGGGCGCCCTTGAGCAGGACGTGGCAAGTAACTGGGCTGAGGTACCCCTCCCCCAAGAGCCAAACAGACACCTGGAGATCGGCATGGACACGGACTGATGGGGCTCAGACACAGGTCTTATTCCCCGTGCATGGTGCCTCTAACCCCTTCCTCTGAGCCTGGCCTGCTGGGGAGGGCTAGGCGGGGTGGAATTGGGTGCTCACTGACCCCAGGGCACCCGGCCTGCACCCCTCTGCGTCTGCAAAGCCAGGATTTCTGCCTCCAGGCGCCGATTTTCAGCCTCCACTGCTAGAAGCTCCTTGAATGCGGCACCTGCCTGTCTTCCTGCGATTGAACAAGTTTGACCTGTCACCTCTGACAGCTGGTGACCAGCTGCTCTGAGCAGCTCTCCAGCCTTAGGACTCTCTGGACAAGGCTGGACTTGTCGGCTAACATTCCAGGTACCCCCGCAAAGACAGGTGTTCTACCTCGGGTTTTTGCTCAAGTGGTTCCCAAGCCAAAGACGTCCTCCCTCATCGCCCTTTTCTCTCCCCAGGGCTAAGGCCCTCCTGGCTGGCCCCCTCATGTTCACCCCTGCGGGTCCGCGACCGCCGAAGCTCCAGAGCTGACGCCTCCACTTGTAACTGCCATATCCAGCCCAGAACGCCGGTGTCCCGGCCCCCGCCTCGAATGTAGGCCTCACGCAGGGCCCTAGGGAGTAGGGGACAAGAAGGCAGAAGCGTTTTTCCCGGATCGATCAGCGCTTTGCCCAGTGCCCGCCTCGGGGCTCGGATCTTACCCGATCTCCGCAGCCAGGGTCCCTGGGTTTGCCTGTAGCACTGGACCACAGAGTTCTGCCTCTCTTACGGCGTTCAGCCGGGTCCTGGGGTGGAGGACGGCCGGCGCGGGGGCGGAATCAAGAACCTAGACCCAGGGCCTCCGGCAGCGCCGCCCCTTCCCGACCTCACTCGCGCGGCCTTCCAGCCGCGACCGGGCGCATACCTCGCGCGTCCAGCcgggccaggccccgcccccccgctccggccccgcccccccgccGGCCGGTGACTCGGAACTCCCGGGATCCGGCTCGTCGGCCTCACCCGGGGTTGGCCTGTAGCTGCTGAACGTGCGCCCCTAACTCCTCTAGAGCACCCCGCGTTCGCCCGGCCTCTGCCCGGAGTTCTCGAAGCTCCCGCTCCAGGCTGAATATGCGTGATTTCCCGTCCCGGGTCCAAGCCAAACTTTGGAGGTGCCGGCTCAGTTCTGAGGGGGTAAGAGATCAAATCAGAACGGGTCGGGCGACCTCaagccaagggggagggtgggccCTTGTCCCCCTCTTTTCCCTTACCCTCGCCGCGTCGCTCGAGGGCACAGCTCTGTGCCTTGGTCTCTGCCAAGCGCCTTGCGCGAGTCCGGTGCAGCGCCCGCAGCCGCTCGCCGGGGCTCCCAGCAGCCTCGTAGTTCGGACCCTGAGTCGGTGCCTCTGACCGCCTCCAGGGCCCCTGTGACCCGCTGGGGACCTCTGTTATGCTGGGTCGCATTTCCTGCAGATACAGCCACAGCCGCTGCACCTGGAGGTAACAGTAACCCGCAATCTCTATGTTGGGGTAATCTGACCCACACGTGATCTATAGGTTTGGGGGGGATGCTCAGTGGGGAAATCCAGCTGTACCTCATCTGTTAGCCTCTTCAGAGCCGATTTGCTGGCCTCCTGGTCTGGGAGGCCCTGGTGTTCTTGTGGCACAACCTGGGTACAGGGTGTGGGGTGAGGAATCCTCTGAGAGTTGCAATCACTTCAGTACCCTCTCATGGCCATGGAGGAGGCCCTTACCCTGGGTACCCGTGGTTCAGTGGCTATTGGGGGCTGTTCTCCAACTGTCAGCTCCCGGGGCTGACGGCCAATGCAGAACCGCTGAGTGTGGGTGGCCAGCAGGGCCCAGGAACGGAAAACCATGTCACAGGACCCACAGGGCAGGAGCCCTGGTTCCCTGGAGTGGGAGGCCATGGGATGGGACTCCTTTCCTGATACCAGCCAAGACCTGCAGAAGACAGGACAGAGGggcagaggaaagggaaaggaggaTGAAACAGCCAAAGGCAGAGAGGAAAGGCCAGGTTTACCAGGTCAAGTTTATGTTTGGGGAGGAGCTAAAGCTCCCTGGGCAACAACCTCAGGTCTGGGCAGGTCTGGAGAGTGAGCGGGAAGGCTTGGTCACCTTAGGGAGGAGCCCCTGGCTTGAAAAAGATGTCATGAAATCTGTTCCACCTCATTGCATGAGTATGGGCAAGTCTCTAACACCACACCTTGGTTTTCTTGCCTATATTAATAAAGGGGAGCAAAGAGCTGCCTCCTAAACTAGCTGAGCCCATATCACATACTCcgtcttggttatttaatagcctCTGGCAGGGAGGTGTCATCTTGTTCGTTCTAGTTTTGCCCAACTGGACGTAACCCAAGTTAGTGTCATTCTCCATTCCAAGGAATACCTGAGAAAGGAGGCATTCTGCCTGGAAACCATGTCTTTCCCGTAGACTAAAAGCTTTTCCTTGCACGGTGCCTCCCTGGAAGTAACATCTTTTGCATAACCAAGTCACACCAAGGCTCCCTAACTCCTAGTTCCTGCCCCTAGGCGCGGCCCTGCCGCCCCCCAAGATAATCAACACAGCCGAAGGAATGAAAGTTCTGGGAGAACACAATGAATCAGAAGAGGGAATCAAATACAGAAAGGTAGCTCTTCACTCAGGACTAGCCAGCGGCCACACAGGCCCCGTTCCTGCTGACCAGATTTCCCTGCCACCCCCCCAAATATATGAATCCAACAGACGCAGGAGCTCTGACCTAGCCCCATGTTTCTAAACAAGGCAGGTAGTGGTGCCCCCGCTCCCAGGTATGTTAAGGCCAAGCTATGACTAGCAGCAGGCTACAAAGTGTTTCAAAGTATGTAATCTCAATTGTCCAGCTCAATTCCAAGTGGAAAAGAggtacatttttagaaatttgttcTGAGAAAGCTACTAAGTGGCAAGCCGAAGACCAAACATACAGGATATCTCTATGTCAACCTACTTCTCATTTCCAGTTTATAGTTCATTTTATAGTATTTCATTGATCCTACGATgcacattttttcatattttaacactAAAATCAGGATTCACAATTAATGGAGTGTCATAACTGTCAAGTTTTCTTATTAGTACATAAAGTGTCTTAAAATAGATATACTCAATGAAATATGATATAGTTCTTTCTGTTCTATCTCAACCACCATTTCCACAGTTCACATGTGGACTGCTTATACTACTAGCAGGAGAGACTACAGTACGTTATGGCACATAAGGTCTCTGCCTTCCTAGCCTTCAGAATCTAGCAATTATCATGCTGGTTTCTCTACCTCTAGTCTCTACCCCTTCTGGAGCCTACACTACAAGTTAGTTTTACCCTTCTAACAAGTGGTCAGGCCTGTTACTCCTTTGCTTGTCTCCCATTACAGCATGATCTCGGGCCTCTATATCCACTAGGGACCATGTGCTGTAGGGCTGGCCGAAGAGTGCCAGTGTCATTATCTGTTGTTTAGTTTAACTTCTAATTGTCCATCAGATCTTGGCCTAAGGTTCCATTTTTTATGTAACCCTACTGAGCTGGATGCTCCTTGCATTCCCAGGGCCTTGCACAATGCCCGGGACACGCTATGTTCTTATTTAGCagaaaaattgaggcacagactTCCTTAAAGTAGGCACACTGGTAAATACATGGGCACTGAAAAACAGTTTCAGAAAGGAAACTTGggtttctgattttattactgGTAGTTTATTGCACAGGTTTTTCTGCATCAAAAACATATCTGCTAAAAGGAGAAACAGGTGTGTctgaattcagatttttttttttccctcagaccTCTAAAAGTAGTATTTCCCCTAAAAAAGAATCCACTCatctaattttaaagaaaatatacttcTTACACAAGACAATCCAAACTGATGCAAAATATTTATTCCAAGTTAGTTATTTTATGCAGTAGTTTTCCCCCTCAACAGACTTGTGATAACCACATCTTTTAAATCTGTAAATAATGTTATCAAAATAATCTTAATCTTTGAAATCtcacaaaaatgtatattttacaatcCACCCTGAATATCAAGGCTGCAAGAATAACACAACATTTCCTATATCCAAATATTTTACAGCTGtacccagaaagaaaaaaaaaaaaaaagtgaaaaaaccaTATATGCTGGGTTAAGGGCTAATGTTACCCgagcagccagaaataaaataaaatatccaaattaTTAGCATTAATTTAATACAATTATAACTTCAATAGTCACTTTGTCATTGACAATGATTGCTTGAGCACAGGGGTGAGTGCCCCAAGGGCTGGTAGTAGAAGCTGCTGCTGCAGACCAGtgtctcctcctctctgccctgccaGCTTCCACCTGTGCATCGCCCCATAtacactgtgtgtatgtgtgtgtgttttaaaaatctttcccacAACACGAAGTTCTATTAAGCAGAtaacagggaagaacaacaacaaaagcttAACAAGCCAATCGCTCGCTCTCTCTTTGGGATATGATTATTTCCCTTGTGCATGAAGTATTCAACAACaacataagaaaaggaaaaggaaaagaacgaTTACTTCTGTATAACCCCTAAACACACAAGCTGAGTTTACTGGGTCAGATTTAACAGTAAGCATTTATATGCCTACTTCCAGGCATCGTCATCAGATGTTTCACTGCTACTTGTTTCCGTGTCTGAGTCCTCAAACTCTGCTTTGTAAGTGTTTCTCCAAGGGGAGAATAGGCTAGAACTTCGGCTCTGCAAGAAGCCATTCTTCCCAAAGCCATTTCTTCTCAGCTGTGGTTGgcatgggaaagaaagaaaaagacaactatCAGTAACTACACTGGCCCATGGGACCTGGGAAAGGCCAGGCCTCAATTCAATTCTAGACAGAATGTAAAGGGGGACCCTTCTAAGAGACTGAATATTTCTTAcagcagtgcttttcaaactgtaATGTGCCAATGAATCACCTAAGGATCTCTTCAAAATGCACACTGATTCAATATGTCTGGGGTACAGTTTGAGATTTCCTATTTTgacaagttctcaggtgatggCAATGACAGGGGAACAGAGTTCTGAGTAGCAAAGTCTTTATGTCAACCTATACTTTTCTTTATAGGATTTTAACACCATTGTTATTTATGCTTTAAATATATACCACCAGAACGTAAGTTTCATGAAGGTTGTGGAGACCTGGCAGTGTTTTACTCAGAGAAAGAATCCAGGCATCTGTTGAAGAAATTCAGATAGGCTATTTGGCTTCTTGGCTCTGGCTGGAGTACCAGAGGTAAACCACAGCGCTGGAAGCAGAGGGTTAGCCTGCTTAGCCACAGACCAAGGGCTCAGCCCATAACCTTGGGAATACAGCCTTGTGGTTCTGATAAGGAGTTAGAGCTTCCAGGATGAAATAACATACTGCTTTCTGAAATCTGCTAACTACtgacctggttttttttttagcaactttttttttttttttttttttaagatttctttattgactgattgattgctatgttgggtcttcgtttttgtgctatggctttctccagttgtggcaagtgggggccactcttcatcgcggtgcgcgggcctctcactattgtggcctctcttgttgcggagcacaggctccagacgcgcaggctcagtagttgtggctcacgggcctagttgctccgcggcatgtgggatcttcccagaccagggctcgaacccgtgtttcctgcattagcaggcagattctcaaccactgcgccaccagggaagcccctgacctgGTTTTTGTGTCCACCACTGGCCTAGGCAGAATGAGATGCTCCTCCATATTTCTACAATGGCAACTTATtaagtaacttttctttttcaaggtcTTTCTCACACCCTAAA
Above is a window of Balaenoptera acutorostrata chromosome 1, mBalAcu1.1, whole genome shotgun sequence DNA encoding:
- the CCDC17 gene encoding coiled-coil domain-containing protein 17, producing MASHSREPGLLPCGSCDMVFRSWALLATHTQRFCIGRQPRELTVGEQPPIATEPRVPRVVPQEHQGLPDQEASKSALKRLTDEVQRLWLYLQEMRPSITEVPSGSQGPWRRSEAPTQGPNYEAAGSPGERLRALHRTRARRLAETKAQSCALERRGEELSRHLQSLAWTRDGKSRIFSLERELRELRAEAGRTRGALEELGAHVQQLQANPGTRLNAVREAELCGPVLQANPGTLAAEIGALREAYIRGGGRDTGVLGWIWQLQVEASALELRRSRTRRGRQAGAAFKELLAVEAENRRLEAEILALQTQRGAGRVPWGHEEPRLVVNPSPRLRREDPPRLPPPVAPPLPPLPHSTGILFLGGAEKASQLSGTMTRNLGLDPHFLLPTTDVLGPAPYDPGAGLVIFYDFLRGLEASWIWVQLMTGLARDGQDTGGTTALPLALCLPPPPAPGPMGNCAILASRQPIPRLPPSPSVSLVCELQAWQGLAWAKAPQPKAWASLVLFDRDQRVLSGRWRLPLRTLPLDPSLSLGQLNGIPQVGQAELFLRLVNARDADVQTLAEINPASAHEYQYPPLVPNSSSLEASSLAPTAGFVDPPPPEDPHQRQSQAQRGGFGPSAQL